Proteins encoded within one genomic window of Lampris incognitus isolate fLamInc1 chromosome 1, fLamInc1.hap2, whole genome shotgun sequence:
- the xiap gene encoding E3 ubiquitin-protein ligase XIAP: protein MADLRQNSDLETDCAVDWSLLNSRLDSFRGSSLAQQLSAERLARAGFYFTGQADRVRCFSCRKTVENWCRGDTPVERHKEVSPSCKFLSCAHRGNFNPGTVATLTNGSSYNEEAEEMEFRLRTGEVVDESTYPMAHHMRNEYTRLQTFASWPSNAPVRPRDLAQAGLYYLGENDGVQCFCCGGMLGGWEEGDTAWGEHSRHYPHCFFILGHDVGNIPSEGNTEEEGGGTDNRQHISTRVSMECFEERLSSFDGVQHPIDHDRLARAGFYSTGAQDKVLCFRCGGGLKGWQPEEDPWEEHAKHYPGCSFLLEEMGQEFVNSVQLKDPRRSSAASSHQNGFSSHAEVLQSAMAQKAIGMGLDPAVVETTILDKISRTGSDYSSMEALIQDCLGKTPESHVARSEEQDEDPLEKLRKLQREKQCKVCMDRDICIVFIPCGHLVTCKECSESLSKCPICCGVIAQKIKTYIA from the exons ATGGCTGATCTCAGACAAAACAGTGACTTGGAAACAGATTGTGCTGTTGACTGGTCCTTGCTGAACAGTCGCCTTGACTCGTTCCGTGGCTCTAGCTTGGCCCAGCAGTTGTCAGCAGAGAGATTGGCTCGAGCTGGCTTCTACTTCACAGGCCAGGCCGACCGTGTCCGCTGCTTCAGTTGCCGGAAGACTGTGGAAAACTGGTGCAGGGGTGACACACCTGTGGAGAGGCACAAAGAG GTTTCCCCATCATGTAAGTTTCTCAGCTGCGCCCATCGTGGGAATTTCAATCCAGGTACTGTTGCCACTCTGACCAATGGTTCCTCCTACAATGAGGAAGCAGAAGAGATGGAGTTTCGTTTGAGAACAGGAGAAGTAGTGGATGAGTCCACCTACCCTATGGCCCATCACATGAGAAATGAGTACACCAGGCTGCAGACCTTTGCTTCATGGCCCTCCAATGCTCCAGTGAGGCCCCGAGATCTGGCCCAAGCTGGACTTTACTATCTGGGGGAGAATGACGGGGTGCAGTGTTTCTGCTGTGGAGGCATGCTGGGGGGCTGGGAAGAAGGGGACACAGCATGGGGGGAACATTCCAGGCACTACCCCCACTGCTTCTTCATCCTCGGGCATGATGTGGGCAACATCCCATCTGAGGGAAatacagaagaagaggggggAGGGACAGACAACAGACAGCATATAAGTACTCGTGTCTCCATGGAGTGCTTTGAGGAGAGGCTTAGCAGTTTTGATGGTGTCCAGCACCCCATTGACCATGACCGCCTTGCTAGAGCTGGCTTCTACAGCACAG GAGCTCAAGACAAGGTGTTGTGTTTTCGCTGTGGGGGAGGACTAAAAGGCTGGCAGCCAGAAGAGGACCCCTGGGAAGAACACGCCAAACACTATCCagg ATGCAGTTTTCTATTGGAAGAAATGGGACAGGAATTTGTCAACAGTGTTCAGCTAAAAGACCCTCGACGGAGCAGCGCT GCTTCAAGTCATCAGAATGGATTTTCCAGTCATGCTG AAGTGCTGCAGTCAGCCATGGCTCAGAAAGCCATAGGGATGGGTCTGGATCCTGCTGTGGTGGAGACTACCATCTTGGATAAGATCAGTAGGACAGGGTCAGACTACTCCAGCATGGAGGCACTTATTCAGGACTGCCTCGGCAAAACCCCTGAAAGTCATGTTGCCAGGTCAGAGGAGCAAG ATGAggaccccctggagaaactccggAAACTGCAGAGGGAAAAGCAGTGCAAAGTATGTATGGACAGAGACATCTGCATTGTCTTCATCCCTTGTGGTCACCTGGTCACTTGCAAGGAATGCTCAGAGTCTCTCAGCAAGTGTCCAATCTGCTGTGGTGTCATTGCACAGAAGATCAAAACCTATATTGCCTAA